The Mycoplasma sp. 1654_15 genome contains a region encoding:
- a CDS encoding carbohydrate ABC transporter permease translates to MFKKETNFELGILHKQEKFWKPLLLLLPSILIILLFTLLPFIYAVKESVLINDDPNNKASVHFGFTAFSDVLQDPFFQIGIRNSTIFAIISLPITLLISLLISSTIASIYRKWARGFWQTVFFLPYVTSGIAVSLAFSYVFATEGGFINNLFNTKTRWLESGQEDSFNALIVILFSGVWRSLAFQILILTTAMLSVNPTLYKAASIDGASPFKQFFKITLPSVSKTINFLITMGIIGGIKVFPIGIFPDAGTAKSNGGTTILIYIYQQVKDSEFTYAGVSTIYLFVYGLALSIVLKKGINTILLIISKLGERHVRNKIKATNFLKE, encoded by the coding sequence ATGTTTAAAAAAGAAACAAATTTTGAACTTGGAATCCTTCATAAACAAGAAAAGTTTTGAAAACCATTACTACTTTTATTACCCTCCATCTTAATAATTTTGTTATTTACTTTGCTTCCTTTTATATATGCAGTTAAAGAATCTGTTTTAATAAATGATGATCCTAATAACAAAGCCTCAGTACATTTTGGATTTACAGCTTTTTCAGATGTTTTACAAGATCCATTTTTTCAAATTGGGATAAGAAATTCAACTATTTTTGCCATAATTTCTCTTCCTATTACCTTGCTTATTTCGTTATTAATTTCTTCAACAATTGCAAGCATTTATAGAAAATGAGCTAGAGGTTTTTGACAAACTGTCTTCTTTTTACCCTATGTTACATCAGGGATTGCTGTCTCACTTGCCTTTTCATATGTTTTTGCTACAGAAGGCGGATTTATTAACAATTTATTTAATACAAAAACAAGATGATTAGAAAGCGGACAAGAAGATTCTTTCAACGCTTTAATAGTTATTTTATTTTCAGGTGTATGACGTTCGCTAGCTTTTCAAATTTTAATTTTAACTACAGCAATGTTATCAGTAAATCCTACACTTTACAAAGCCGCTTCTATTGATGGTGCAAGTCCTTTTAAACAGTTTTTCAAAATCACTTTACCTTCAGTTTCTAAAACAATAAACTTTTTAATCACAATGGGAATTATTGGGGGTATTAAAGTATTTCCAATTGGTATTTTTCCAGATGCTGGAACAGCAAAAAGTAATGGTGGAACAACAATTTTAATTTATATCTATCAACAAGTTAAAGATTCTGAATTTACCTATGCAGGAGTTTCTACCATTTATTTATTTGTTTATGGTTTAGCCCTTTCAATAGTGCTTAAAAAAGGAATAAATACTATATTACTTATTATTTCAAAATTAGGAGAAAGACATGTACGCAACAAAATTAAAGCTACTAATTTTTTGAAGGAATAA
- a CDS encoding ATP-binding cassette domain-containing protein — protein MQVNQDKINFINKTKEKADKWFKSQKDNWAIEIKDLTIDFGETLAVDKANLQIQKGKLVTLLGPSGSGKTTILNAIAGLITPTSGEILFEGLDVTKSTPQDRKLGLVFQNYALYPHLNVYDNIAFPLTNDAVWKQKTREKSLYARHQANVIVFKSNGCSEKEIEEYNKLIFNYFDVYKQVERQYNNQKSHLYKNLFELNNKKHLIQLYKETEIKKLNENTISKLKEIRKNNFNNYINSQPNLNSKFALFFHKIKFAIKDFLSSFKSIKINKKEVKNSINNIDSIKSNAELQDYFSQVIKQIKHNFKQQKNQLIQQIKQEKQKIKNSAELIELKENKKNIKKSKQLTLNLYLDFEKALVQKYSLNLTKLSESDKEKYNKFKSEDISLKTAINNEVLKTAEKVEITQNLHKKPTKLSGGQQQRVAIARGIVRHPKILLMDEPLSNLDAKLRVQTRQWIKKIQSEIGITTVFVTHDQEEAMSISDNIICMSTGKIQQIGTPLELYNTPKNEFVAKFLGVPEMTIFTANLTTPKYLFLLNELQKRSISYKKNQIRVGIRAEDLIETNSQNYSFKGKIESVEYLGKDILAKVKVENVEVFNIFLKNKANYEKNEDIFFNLSTSKLHLFDIDTRERL, from the coding sequence ATGCAAGTTAATCAAGACAAAATTAATTTTATTAATAAAACAAAAGAAAAAGCTGATAAATGATTTAAGTCTCAAAAAGATAATTGAGCTATAGAAATCAAGGATTTAACTATAGATTTTGGTGAAACTTTAGCAGTTGATAAGGCTAATTTACAAATTCAAAAAGGAAAATTAGTTACATTACTTGGACCTTCTGGTTCAGGAAAAACAACAATTTTAAATGCTATAGCAGGTTTAATTACCCCGACTTCAGGAGAAATACTTTTTGAAGGTTTAGATGTTACAAAAAGTACTCCACAAGATAGAAAATTAGGTTTAGTTTTTCAAAACTATGCACTTTATCCTCATTTAAATGTTTATGATAATATCGCTTTTCCTTTAACAAATGACGCTGTTTGAAAACAAAAAACAAGAGAAAAATCTTTATATGCTAGACACCAAGCAAATGTTATTGTCTTTAAATCAAACGGTTGTTCTGAGAAGGAAATTGAAGAATATAATAAACTAATTTTTAATTATTTTGATGTTTATAAACAAGTTGAAAGACAATATAATAATCAAAAATCACATCTTTATAAAAACTTGTTTGAATTAAATAATAAAAAACATTTAATTCAGCTTTATAAAGAAACAGAAATTAAAAAATTAAATGAAAATACAATTTCTAAACTAAAAGAAATTAGAAAGAATAATTTTAATAATTATATAAATTCACAACCTAATTTAAATTCTAAATTTGCTTTGTTTTTTCACAAAATTAAATTTGCAATAAAAGACTTTCTTTCTTCTTTTAAATCAATAAAAATCAACAAAAAAGAAGTAAAAAATTCTATAAACAACATCGATTCTATTAAATCTAACGCAGAACTTCAAGACTATTTTTCTCAAGTTATTAAACAAATAAAACATAATTTTAAACAACAAAAAAATCAATTAATTCAACAAATAAAACAAGAAAAACAAAAAATTAAAAATTCAGCTGAACTGATTGAATTAAAAGAAAACAAAAAAAATATTAAAAAATCAAAACAACTAACTTTAAATTTATATTTAGATTTTGAAAAAGCACTAGTTCAAAAATATTCTTTAAATTTAACTAAATTATCAGAATCCGATAAAGAAAAATACAATAAATTTAAATCAGAAGATATTTCATTAAAAACTGCTATTAATAATGAAGTATTAAAAACTGCTGAAAAAGTAGAAATTACACAAAACTTGCATAAAAAACCAACTAAACTATCAGGTGGTCAACAACAAAGAGTAGCGATTGCTAGAGGAATAGTGAGACATCCAAAAATTTTATTAATGGATGAACCACTTTCAAATTTAGACGCTAAATTAAGAGTTCAAACTAGACAATGAATTAAAAAAATCCAGTCTGAAATAGGAATAACCACAGTTTTTGTAACTCATGACCAAGAAGAAGCTATGTCAATTTCAGACAACATTATTTGTATGTCAACTGGGAAAATACAACAAATTGGTACTCCTTTAGAACTTTATAACACTCCCAAAAATGAATTTGTTGCCAAATTTTTAGGTGTACCTGAAATGACAATTTTCACAGCAAATTTGACTACTCCAAAATATTTATTTTTATTAAACGAGCTTCAAAAAAGAAGCATTTCTTATAAGAAAAACCAAATTAGAGTAGGAATAAGAGCTGAAGATTTAATTGAAACTAACTCACAAAATTATTCTTTTAAAGGAAAAATTGAGTCTGTTGAATATTTAGGAAAAGACATTTTAGCCAAAGTTAAAGTTGAAAATGTAGAAGTATTTAATATTTTCTTGAAAAATAAGGCAAATTATGAAAAAAATGAGGACATTTTCTTCAATCTTTCCACTTCTAAGCTTCATTTATTTGATATAGATACAAGAGAGAGGCTGTAA
- a CDS encoding thermonuclease family protein, whose protein sequence is MLIKKLVQHKKSFFFLPIISFLPVSFFVSCSSILDSASQVISLNDSSPTENFPKIGFKIDTFEQSPLEDIKNSQSTYFKEIAKFLDHSYQWTQEDKDRYQGLAYSLPSKENTFTSLDATIVRWNDGDTPTISLNYPGWPKTINVRIKDIDTPEKGKKEGNQYTQTTGLEYEYATKATEFAEKLIPVNSKVTFVFSGQHKKSYERFVGSILIGHDGIYRNYSVESNQAGLSVTTGDYKKVPDKTSTEFYWGLAQSAVIENAINKQYGFYKLLNSDTSTKKILQMMADVFQTRGTGNLLTFIKTPETKDENIIDYFNWLKQNK, encoded by the coding sequence ATGCTAATAAAAAAACTCGTTCAACATAAAAAATCCTTCTTTTTCCTTCCTATAATTTCATTTTTACCTGTTTCGTTTTTCGTCTCTTGTTCTTCAATTTTAGATTCTGCTTCACAAGTAATTTCACTAAATGATTCTTCACCAACCGAAAACTTTCCTAAAATTGGCTTTAAAATAGATACTTTTGAACAATCTCCACTAGAAGATATCAAGAATTCACAAAGTACTTATTTTAAAGAAATAGCTAAGTTTTTAGACCACTCATATCAATGAACACAAGAAGATAAAGACAGATATCAAGGACTTGCATATTCACTACCATCAAAAGAAAATACTTTTACATCTTTAGATGCCACTATAGTTAGATGAAACGATGGTGATACTCCTACAATTTCGCTAAATTATCCAGGTTGACCTAAAACCATTAATGTGAGAATCAAAGACATTGATACACCTGAAAAAGGAAAAAAAGAAGGTAATCAATATACACAAACAACAGGTTTAGAGTATGAATATGCAACAAAAGCAACAGAATTTGCAGAAAAATTAATTCCTGTTAATTCTAAAGTTACTTTTGTTTTTTCCGGTCAACATAAAAAATCATATGAAAGATTTGTTGGCTCAATTTTAATAGGTCATGATGGAATTTATAGAAATTATTCTGTAGAATCAAATCAAGCAGGTCTTTCAGTAACCACAGGAGATTATAAAAAAGTTCCGGATAAAACTTCTACTGAATTTTATTGAGGACTGGCTCAATCCGCAGTTATAGAAAATGCAATTAATAAACAATATGGTTTTTATAAATTATTAAACTCAGATACATCAACTAAAAAAATTTTACAAATGATGGCAGATGTATTTCAAACAAGAGGAACTGGTAATCTTCTTACTTTCATAAAAACTCCTGAAACTAAAGACGAAAACATAATAGATTATTTTAATTGACTAAAACAAAATAAATAA
- a CDS encoding P68 family surface lipoprotein, which yields MKKSFNKTKKILLATLALSPALALLSCGQTTTRFDQQEDGVIKLGYSFSSTGREAKAIQAIIKKWNEFDATKKATFPNYLPADKMEFQGGYSGAASTISQKLKAQDKTSLVNLLFNYDSVLANINSYDMSVPFVVDTKDSKKNSEDQNEINTFVNDNFSEIFLKNNTLIPGKSADVIYTIPISKSSEMLSVDGVLLGFIINKATESTTNPATIKSEDTAFFKKYQDMAKDTKSADDIKEIEKLWKEYKHLNKEDGGLGGFEFSKEKFTNYKDLLDLAQRVKKSFPKASEGDSVLDTVSNVIGFDAIANAVYVLSSSISEGDRSKQIVQVKDRKVSFTASQKKDTDSYNNLKQVFEFLYPYIQDETLKISGKGEYSSDFLKSHQLLFAIGSTAGYSHNFVANTGENKSVYTLKTKINSEVKSQNIEERFTFELIKTPKKEVEKAIGYLKNLGTQKESAVFSETDQPQTLLSGSLVVDEAAATKIKSILAGTAEFYISSDKKFGNYVSSNSIPTESIEKVGKQLVKNNSFDIFFLNKATNEIVSQKASAKLNKDELISLASPEKYTSQNTKAIIPLQGPNLFAIHSTEKEDKATIEFVKWFLTSKEDWEKDHKQLTPMEFFKSQTDYISLTNESLNETNPKLRVGSKTAFDVLKKAKANPNDFVILEDAVDSKSSTFRDAIVTTFTTVANREKTGNKLDTFDKFLGTLKTNLGPTFK from the coding sequence ATGAAGAAATCTTTTAACAAAACTAAAAAAATTTTATTAGCAACATTAGCACTTTCACCTGCTTTAGCCTTATTATCTTGTGGTCAAACAACAACAAGATTCGATCAACAAGAAGATGGCGTAATTAAATTAGGATATTCTTTTTCTTCTACAGGACGTGAAGCAAAAGCAATTCAAGCAATCATTAAAAAATGAAATGAATTTGATGCAACTAAAAAAGCAACTTTCCCTAATTATTTACCAGCAGATAAAATGGAATTTCAAGGTGGTTATTCAGGAGCCGCTTCAACAATTTCACAAAAATTAAAAGCACAAGACAAAACATCTTTAGTTAATTTATTATTTAACTATGATTCTGTTTTAGCAAATATAAACTCTTATGATATGAGTGTTCCATTTGTGGTAGACACAAAAGATTCAAAGAAAAATTCTGAAGATCAAAATGAAATTAATACTTTTGTAAATGACAACTTTTCTGAAATATTCTTAAAAAACAACACATTAATACCAGGAAAATCAGCAGATGTAATTTATACTATTCCAATTAGTAAGTCTTCTGAAATGTTAAGTGTTGATGGTGTTTTATTAGGATTTATAATCAATAAAGCTACAGAATCTACAACAAATCCAGCAACTATTAAATCTGAAGATACTGCATTTTTTAAAAAATATCAAGATATGGCAAAAGATACCAAATCAGCAGATGATATAAAAGAAATAGAAAAACTTTGAAAAGAATATAAACATCTTAACAAAGAAGATGGTGGTCTAGGTGGTTTCGAATTTTCTAAAGAAAAATTTACTAACTATAAAGATTTGTTAGACTTAGCTCAAAGAGTTAAAAAATCATTTCCAAAAGCATCAGAAGGAGATAGTGTTTTAGATACAGTATCAAATGTTATAGGATTTGATGCAATTGCAAATGCTGTTTATGTTCTTTCTTCTTCAATAAGTGAAGGCGATAGATCAAAACAAATTGTTCAAGTTAAAGATAGAAAAGTTAGCTTTACTGCTTCACAAAAGAAGGATACAGATAGTTACAACAACTTGAAACAAGTTTTCGAATTTTTATACCCTTACATACAAGATGAAACTTTAAAAATTAGTGGCAAAGGAGAATATTCTTCAGATTTTTTAAAAAGTCACCAACTTCTTTTCGCAATAGGTTCTACAGCAGGGTACTCACATAATTTTGTTGCTAACACTGGGGAAAACAAAAGCGTTTACACTTTAAAAACAAAAATAAATTCAGAAGTTAAAAGTCAAAATATAGAAGAAAGATTCACTTTTGAATTAATTAAAACACCTAAAAAAGAAGTAGAAAAAGCAATTGGTTACTTAAAAAATTTAGGTACACAAAAAGAAAGTGCTGTTTTTTCAGAAACCGATCAACCACAAACACTACTAAGTGGTTCTTTAGTTGTAGATGAAGCAGCTGCTACAAAAATTAAAAGCATTTTAGCAGGAACAGCAGAATTTTATATTTCTTCAGATAAAAAATTTGGTAATTATGTTTCTTCTAATTCAATACCAACAGAATCAATTGAAAAAGTAGGAAAACAACTTGTAAAAAACAATTCATTTGATATTTTCTTCTTAAATAAAGCAACTAATGAAATTGTTTCGCAAAAAGCTTCAGCTAAACTAAACAAAGATGAACTCATTTCTTTAGCTTCACCAGAAAAATATACTTCACAAAATACAAAAGCTATAATTCCTTTACAAGGCCCTAACCTATTTGCTATTCACTCTACAGAAAAAGAAGATAAAGCAACAATTGAATTTGTAAAATGATTCTTAACTTCAAAAGAAGACTGAGAAAAAGATCATAAACAACTTACACCAATGGAATTCTTTAAATCCCAAACTGACTATATTTCTCTAACTAATGAATCATTAAATGAAACCAATCCAAAATTAAGAGTTGGTTCAAAAACAGCTTTTGATGTACTTAAAAAAGCAAAAGCAAATCCAAATGACTTTGTAATTTTAGAAGATGCAGTTGATTCAAAATCTAGCACTTTTAGAGATGCAATAGTAACTACATTTACTACCGTAGCAAATAGAGAAAAAACCGGAAATAAACTAGACACATTTGACAAATTTTTAGGAACTTTAAAAACCAATCTTGGTCCTACATTTAAATAA
- a CDS encoding P68 family surface lipoprotein translates to MKFKNKISKLLTASAILVPTVFLASCQSTTRFDQVNDKKLVIAHTFKNNESRFLALKEIVDLWNNTENVKNEKVGFDRIELNGQFAPTYAQQGEALEKQLKVKNTNQLINLIFGYPTLAAVASQYNMSLNYSDFPELNQAIETTFPKNFLQESKEIAGLDPSKYWILPTLKSSRSLLINGPLFNYIVEEATKTGTRKATVKEEDKSWFENLDKEKTDSKYIKKVWGDYVPILVENGGLDGYVFSKNALDNYEDFFDLISRIRKSFPTKFTEEENKNKNQKFILGLDDIGNSMYSIAFANADADFKKFLFSLEKNNSPKNDSDTVIKYATFLDEKNSPRYQTGLKTFNQIDKLLKDGSLYFYGLVNGNPPSNLFLNDHHMLFAITTTSNYKQRFATPKEKINILEFKPNPKDPEKLKSELKNSVNVSSVPVFVAFSPTDEETKQNILFKFTSTDNQLEIPEASWWTQSETQQVNYSLNFKSFTVKKTTDNKLLVEEWDANSTQAKTHELQENSDFLNLINSLNSKENEETKGVWSAYFFNKNQDFKGGKLDDFTVFDNLHLSSSTNDKLAWITATKNVKHERVDKDKSLNENEIHFLIEPNKKDKNSAKKLVTFQGPGLIGIHSNNEEDLATANFLKWFITEKITFTYKEKEADTVSKTFEGTPNEYLAFRGNYLAPTNSNLISDINDKTKFPNNRLFKLLFETFKNVKDNPEKYAIFSEPAGALSGRLRTNITIAFQNYSNQIKTNPNATHDYDSYVRNLKNLFLPNKIQ, encoded by the coding sequence ATGAAATTCAAAAATAAAATTTCTAAACTTTTAACTGCGTCTGCAATTTTAGTGCCTACAGTATTTTTAGCATCATGTCAATCAACTACAAGATTTGATCAAGTTAATGATAAAAAATTAGTTATTGCTCATACTTTTAAAAACAATGAAAGTAGATTTTTAGCTTTAAAAGAAATCGTAGACCTTTGAAACAATACAGAAAATGTAAAAAATGAAAAAGTGGGTTTTGATAGAATTGAATTAAATGGTCAGTTTGCTCCAACATATGCCCAACAAGGTGAAGCGCTTGAAAAACAACTAAAGGTAAAAAACACTAATCAACTTATTAATTTAATTTTTGGTTATCCTACACTTGCTGCTGTTGCTTCACAATACAATATGAGTTTAAATTATTCTGATTTTCCTGAACTAAATCAAGCAATTGAAACTACTTTTCCTAAAAACTTTTTACAAGAAAGTAAAGAAATAGCAGGATTAGACCCAAGCAAATACTGAATACTTCCAACACTAAAATCTTCAAGATCTTTACTTATAAATGGTCCATTATTTAATTACATAGTAGAAGAAGCCACAAAAACTGGTACTCGAAAAGCAACAGTAAAAGAAGAAGATAAATCTTGATTTGAAAACTTAGATAAAGAAAAAACTGATAGTAAATACATCAAAAAAGTTTGGGGAGATTATGTTCCTATTTTAGTAGAAAATGGTGGGCTAGATGGATATGTATTTTCAAAAAATGCTTTAGATAATTATGAAGATTTTTTTGATTTAATTTCAAGAATCAGAAAATCATTTCCTACAAAATTTACTGAAGAAGAAAATAAAAATAAAAATCAGAAATTTATTCTAGGTCTGGATGATATTGGAAATTCAATGTACTCAATAGCTTTTGCTAATGCAGATGCTGATTTTAAAAAATTCCTATTTAGTTTAGAAAAAAATAATAGTCCTAAAAATGATTCAGATACAGTTATAAAATATGCAACTTTTTTAGATGAGAAAAATTCTCCAAGATATCAAACTGGATTAAAAACTTTCAACCAAATTGACAAGTTATTAAAAGATGGTTCTTTATATTTTTATGGTTTAGTCAATGGCAATCCACCTTCTAATCTTTTCTTAAATGATCATCATATGTTGTTTGCAATCACTACCACTTCTAACTATAAACAAAGATTTGCTACACCTAAAGAAAAAATTAATATTCTAGAATTTAAGCCAAATCCGAAAGATCCTGAAAAACTAAAATCCGAACTAAAAAATAGTGTAAATGTTTCTTCAGTTCCTGTTTTTGTTGCTTTTTCACCAACAGATGAAGAAACAAAACAAAATATTTTGTTCAAATTTACTTCTACAGATAACCAATTAGAAATTCCCGAAGCAAGTTGATGAACTCAGTCTGAAACTCAACAAGTAAATTATTCTTTAAATTTCAAATCTTTTACTGTCAAAAAAACAACTGATAATAAATTATTAGTAGAAGAATGAGATGCAAATTCTACACAAGCAAAAACTCACGAATTACAAGAAAATTCTGACTTTTTAAATTTGATAAACTCTTTAAATAGCAAAGAAAATGAAGAAACTAAAGGTGTTTGAAGTGCTTATTTCTTTAACAAAAATCAAGATTTTAAAGGTGGTAAACTTGATGATTTTACTGTATTTGATAACCTACATCTAAGCAGTTCTACTAATGACAAACTAGCGTGAATAACAGCAACTAAAAATGTTAAACATGAAAGAGTTGACAAAGACAAATCTCTAAACGAGAATGAAATCCATTTTTTAATTGAACCTAATAAAAAAGATAAAAATAGTGCAAAAAAATTAGTAACATTCCAAGGTCCAGGTTTAATAGGGATTCACTCTAACAATGAAGAAGATTTAGCTACTGCAAACTTTTTAAAATGATTTATCACTGAAAAAATAACCTTCACTTATAAAGAAAAAGAAGCAGATACAGTATCAAAAACCTTTGAAGGAACCCCAAACGAATATTTAGCATTTAGAGGAAATTATTTAGCTCCTACAAACTCTAATTTAATTAGTGATATAAACGATAAAACAAAATTTCCAAACAACAGATTGTTTAAATTATTATTTGAAACTTTTAAAAATGTAAAAGACAATCCAGAGAAATATGCTATATTTTCAGAACCAGCAGGAGCATTATCAGGTCGTTTAAGAACCAATATTACTATAGCGTTTCAAAATTATTCCAATCAAATAAAAACCAATCCTAATGCTACACATGATTACGATTCTTATGTAAGAAATCTTAAAAACTTATTTTTACCTAACAAAATTCAATAA
- a CDS encoding dihydrofolate reductase, which yields MVISILAMGKNNLIGKGDDLPWYVKEDFDFYRQETKNHDILVGKNTFFTLPESLQKWSKIFIITDDKSFKYEKENVKTINDFSSLIKEYKDHPTKHLYVSGGYTLYKSIVNDCDELIISFIKGEHSGDVFLNELKWDKFTEVSSEDKGKFIVKKYKKIK from the coding sequence ATGGTAATTTCAATTTTAGCAATGGGAAAAAATAATTTAATCGGAAAAGGTGATGATTTACCTTGATATGTAAAAGAAGATTTTGATTTTTATAGACAAGAAACAAAAAATCACGATATTTTAGTAGGTAAAAATACCTTCTTTACACTTCCAGAATCTCTTCAAAAATGAAGCAAAATTTTTATTATTACAGATGATAAAAGCTTTAAATATGAAAAAGAAAATGTCAAAACAATAAATGATTTTTCTTCATTAATAAAAGAGTATAAAGATCATCCAACAAAACATTTATACGTTTCTGGTGGATACACTTTGTATAAAAGTATTGTCAATGATTGTGATGAACTCATTATTTCTTTTATTAAAGGAGAACACTCAGGCGATGTTTTCTTAAATGAATTAAAATGAGACAAATTTACTGAAGTTTCTTCAGAAGATAAAGGTAAATTTATTGTAAAAAAATACAAAAAAATAAAGTAA
- a CDS encoding leucine-rich repeat domain-containing protein has translation MKLQLKALLSALVIATPIITVLSCGSTQSFSSKYLTGDEKEIEKYVKINPTTEITNPDNTKTSIFTFTLDLSSTDLTQIPENAFYNAESRTYTKAGTGENKNVSVVYNLSKIIFPATLRSIEKRAFFLDPAIYGQQQRKLELDFSKATSLTEIKEQAFKNNQISKLVLPNSLSVIGDEAFANSEIESISFTRPEEEISLSKVGIGAFFNNKLTSLDLEKFNKLTSISKAAFKMNQIASVKLPTNLESRLTIAEEVFSQNPIKKDDVIVSDTNKISIHREAFK, from the coding sequence ATGAAATTACAACTAAAGGCTTTGTTAAGTGCATTAGTCATTGCAACTCCAATAATAACAGTATTATCTTGTGGTTCAACACAATCTTTTTCTTCTAAATACTTAACTGGGGACGAAAAAGAGATTGAAAAATATGTAAAAATTAATCCAACTACAGAAATTACTAATCCAGATAATACAAAAACCAGTATTTTTACTTTCACTTTAGATTTATCATCTACAGATTTAACACAAATTCCTGAAAATGCTTTTTATAATGCTGAATCTAGAACATATACAAAAGCAGGAACAGGTGAAAATAAAAATGTTTCTGTTGTATATAATCTATCAAAAATTATTTTTCCTGCTACTTTAAGATCTATTGAAAAAAGAGCATTTTTCTTAGACCCTGCTATTTATGGTCAACAACAAAGAAAATTAGAACTTGATTTTTCTAAAGCAACTTCATTAACAGAAATTAAAGAGCAAGCTTTTAAAAACAACCAAATTAGTAAATTGGTTTTACCAAATAGTTTAAGTGTAATAGGCGACGAAGCTTTTGCAAACAGTGAAATTGAATCTATCAGCTTTACAAGACCTGAAGAAGAAATTTCTTTATCAAAAGTTGGTATTGGAGCTTTTTTCAATAATAAATTAACAAGTTTAGATTTAGAAAAGTTTAATAAATTAACTTCTATTTCAAAAGCAGCATTTAAAATGAATCAAATTGCTTCTGTTAAATTACCTACTAATTTAGAATCAAGATTGACCATTGCAGAAGAAGTATTTTCACAAAATCCTATAAAGAAAGACGACGTTATTGTTTCAGATACAAACAAAATAAGTATTCATAGGGAAGCTTTTAAATAA